In one Bufo gargarizans isolate SCDJY-AF-19 chromosome 11, ASM1485885v1, whole genome shotgun sequence genomic region, the following are encoded:
- the C11H14orf28 gene encoding uncharacterized protein C14orf28 homolog, translated as MKTLFQEIKASIKNNSDQDRSFWRPVLPWGGVFTIKAGRKAVSCMPLYVEITLKNTCTIDGFLMLLYVILRENNSFPRELSVYLGREFVDCFLHLMDTYSFTSVKLLWIWDKMEKRQYKSGIHKATLEIDLFGNEHENFTRNLEHLMATIQESYCSSSRCPLRAQESHMQTILINPPHDIPHGDLIQMAVDELFCSRIEVCEQIGCGCLREFSQRIFCHGAPPFVILNMEQWKSEDLAYVPYYLDLSDHKYLLEGATLFNKEEHHYSAAFQIDGYWMHYDGLRNVNLILLHKPPELLLLSSLVYIRAAEK; from the exons ATGAAGACATTGTTTCAAGAGATCAAAGCTTCCATTAAGAACAACTCCGACCAGGATCGATCTTTCTGGAGGCCGGTACTCCCATGGGGAGGGGTCTTCACCATTAAAGCCGGCAGGAAAGCGGTGTCTTGTATGCCATTGTACGTGGAGATAACGCTGAAGAACACCTGCACTATCGATGGCTTCTTAATGCTGCTGTATGTCATCCTGCGCGAGAATAATTCCTTCCCCCGGGAGCTGTCGGTCTACTTGGGCCGGGAGTTTGTGGATTGCTTCCTTCACCTGATGGACACCTACAGCTTCACCTCGGTAAAGCTGCTGTGGATATGGGACAAGATGGAGAAGCGGCAGTACAAGTCCGGGATACACAAGGCCACTCTGGAGATTGACTTGTTTGGTAACGAGCACGAGAATTTCACTAGAAATCTGGAGCATCTCATGGCCACCATACAGGAGAGTTACTGCTCCAGCTCGAGGTGCCCGCTCCGTGCCCAGGAGAGCCACATGCAAACTATTCTAATCAA CCCTCCCCATGACATACCGCATGGAGATCTCATTCAGATGGCGGTGGATGAGCTGTTTTGTTCTCGGATTGAAGTATGTGAACAGATTGG GTGCGGCTGCCTGAGAGAATTTTCCCAGCGGATTTTCTGCCATGGAGCTCCTCCATTTGTCATCTTAAACATGGAACAGTGGAAGTCAGAAGACCTGGCTTATGTGCCGTATTATCTGGACTTATCCGACCATAA GTATCTTCTAGAAGGCGCCACTCTTTTCAACAAGGAAGAACACCATTACTCTGCAGCATTCCAGATCGATGGGTATTGGATGCATTACGACGGCCTCAGGAATGTAAACTTAATTCTTTTACACAAACCTCCGGAGCTGCTCCTCTTGTCATCGCTGGTTTACATACGCGCAGCCGAGAAATGA